A stretch of Bacteroidota bacterium DNA encodes these proteins:
- a CDS encoding cytochrome c, with product MTFSCSSRRGSQDRPIEPKLSSIQKEIFDESCNAPSCHGSGKKGNLSLVKGNSFTQLVGVGSTMDKKNLPQFLRVKPGNPDSSFLVVKLIAPDSSQGEIMPKGADKLTQNEIDAIRRWILSGAPDN from the coding sequence ATGACGTTTTCCTGCAGCTCGCGCCGGGGCTCCCAGGACAGACCGATCGAGCCAAAGCTCTCTTCCATCCAAAAAGAAATATTTGATGAGAGCTGCAACGCTCCGTCGTGTCACGGCAGCGGAAAAAAGGGAAACCTGAGCCTGGTCAAAGGGAATTCATTTACGCAGCTCGTCGGCGTTGGAAGCACGATGGATAAGAAAAATCTCCCGCAATTTCTCAGGGTGAAACCGGGAAATCCCGATTCAAGCTTCCTGGTTGTAAAGCTCATCGCCCCGGATAGCAGTCAGGGGGAGATCATGCCGAAGGGAGCCGACAAGCTGACGCAGAACGAAATAGATGCCATCCGCCGATGGATTCTCAGCGGCGCTCCGGATAATTGA
- the typA gene encoding translational GTPase TypA: MAQREDIRNIAIIAHVDHGKTTLVDQLLRQTGTFRENQVVATRVMDSNDLEKERGITILAKNTSVFYKPKTSKSKVKINIVDTPGHSDFSGEVERTLKMVDGVLLLVDAAEGPLPGTKFVLKKSLDLHLQPIVVINKIDRKDARPHEVLDEVFELFLSLGATDKQLDFPTIYSISKQGIAKTELDQESNSLEPLFEAIIQKVPAPEGDTGGPFQMLVTTIDYNDYLGRLGIGKISRGTISFGSPMKIIHRDGAAENARVTKIYTFEGLKRVETQQASAGDIIAIAGMEDVDIGETIADAADPTPLPFVAIEEPTISMNFVVNNSPFAGQEGKYVTTRNLGERLARELRSNVSLRVELTDSPDVFRVSGRGELHLSVLIENMRREGYEMQVSRPEVIYKNIADVLCEPMEHVIIDVPDEFVGTVIENLGRRKGEMKNMISSNGNTRLEFFVPSRGLIGFRNEFMTQTKGTGILHHLFHGYEPFKGELEHRTKGALIAMESGEAVAYGMWKLQERSTFFIEPGTRVYTGMVVGENSREHDMTVNVCKSKQLTNMRASGSDEAVRLEPPHIMTLEQAIEWIGDDEYVEVTPKSIRLRKKILDANERNRASKKKVETEE; the protein is encoded by the coding sequence ATGGCGCAACGAGAAGACATACGCAACATCGCGATCATCGCCCACGTGGACCATGGAAAAACCACGCTCGTTGACCAGCTGCTTCGCCAGACCGGAACGTTCCGCGAGAACCAGGTCGTGGCGACGCGCGTTATGGATTCGAACGACCTTGAGAAAGAGCGGGGCATCACCATCCTGGCGAAGAATACGTCGGTCTTCTACAAGCCGAAAACTTCCAAGTCGAAGGTAAAGATCAACATCGTCGATACGCCGGGACACTCCGACTTCAGCGGCGAGGTTGAACGCACCTTGAAAATGGTGGACGGCGTACTGCTCCTCGTCGACGCCGCAGAGGGACCGCTTCCCGGTACAAAATTCGTCCTGAAAAAATCACTCGACCTACACCTTCAACCGATCGTCGTTATTAATAAGATCGACCGGAAGGACGCGCGGCCGCATGAAGTGCTGGACGAGGTCTTCGAACTTTTCCTTTCGCTCGGCGCCACCGACAAGCAATTGGATTTCCCGACGATCTATTCCATATCGAAACAAGGGATCGCGAAAACGGAGCTCGATCAGGAGAGCAACAGCCTCGAGCCGTTGTTCGAAGCGATCATCCAGAAAGTCCCGGCGCCGGAGGGGGACACCGGCGGCCCATTCCAGATGCTCGTCACCACCATCGACTACAATGATTATCTCGGCCGGCTCGGCATCGGAAAAATTTCGCGGGGAACCATCAGTTTCGGTTCGCCGATGAAGATCATCCATCGCGACGGCGCGGCGGAAAATGCGCGCGTCACGAAGATCTATACGTTCGAAGGGTTGAAGCGCGTTGAAACGCAGCAGGCAAGCGCCGGCGACATCATCGCGATCGCGGGGATGGAGGATGTCGACATCGGTGAAACGATCGCCGATGCGGCCGACCCGACGCCGCTTCCGTTCGTCGCGATTGAAGAACCGACGATCTCCATGAATTTTGTCGTGAACAATTCCCCCTTTGCCGGACAGGAAGGGAAGTACGTCACGACGAGAAATCTGGGCGAGCGTCTGGCGCGCGAGCTCCGCTCGAACGTGAGTCTTCGCGTTGAGCTGACCGATTCTCCCGATGTCTTCCGCGTCAGCGGCCGGGGAGAGCTCCATCTTTCCGTATTGATCGAGAATATGAGGCGCGAGGGATACGAGATGCAGGTCTCACGTCCCGAGGTCATCTACAAGAATATCGCCGACGTTCTCTGCGAGCCGATGGAACATGTGATCATCGACGTGCCGGACGAATTCGTCGGCACGGTGATCGAGAATCTCGGCCGCCGCAAGGGAGAGATGAAGAATATGATCTCCTCGAACGGCAACACGAGGCTGGAATTCTTCGTCCCCTCGCGCGGGCTGATCGGTTTCCGGAACGAGTTCATGACGCAGACGAAAGGCACGGGAATTCTTCACCATCTCTTCCACGGCTACGAGCCGTTCAAGGGGGAATTAGAACACCGGACCAAAGGAGCGCTCATCGCGATGGAATCGGGCGAAGCGGTCGCGTACGGAATGTGGAAACTGCAGGAGCGTTCGACCTTCTTCATCGAGCCGGGGACCCGCGTCTATACCGGAATGGTCGTCGGCGAAAATTCGCGGGAGCACGACATGACGGTCAATGTCTGCAAATCGAAACAGCTGACCAATATGCGCGCCTCCGGTTCCGACGAAGCTGTCCGGCTCGAGCCGCCGCACATCATGACGCTGGAGCAGGCGATCGAATGGATCGGCGACGACGAGTATGTTGAAGTAACGCCGAAGTCTATTCGCCTCCGAAAAAAGATCCTCGATGCCAACGAGCGCAACCGCGCCTCGAAGAAGAAGGTTGAAACGGAGGAGTAG
- a CDS encoding deoxynucleoside kinase: MTTPQKKSFVAVAGNIGSGKSSLTTMLGKEFAWKPYFESVEDNPYLADFYGDMKRWSFHLQIYFLSHRFTNHKEIVESPDSVIQDRSIYEDAEIFARNLHEIGNMDKRDYENYVALYHVMTEYLRPPDLMIYLRASVDTLKQQIQKRGRTYEQSIKREYLEQLNRHYESWIGNYKLGPLLVVESDDLDFVHNEKDFRYVKKLVGDRLAG; encoded by the coding sequence ATGACCACCCCACAGAAGAAATCATTCGTCGCCGTTGCGGGCAATATCGGCTCCGGCAAGTCGTCCCTCACCACCATGCTCGGGAAAGAGTTCGCGTGGAAGCCATACTTCGAATCTGTCGAAGATAATCCGTACCTGGCGGATTTTTACGGGGACATGAAACGGTGGTCGTTTCACCTCCAGATCTATTTTCTCTCGCACCGGTTCACCAACCACAAAGAGATCGTCGAATCGCCGGACTCGGTGATCCAGGATCGCTCGATCTACGAGGACGCCGAAATTTTCGCGCGCAATCTTCATGAGATCGGGAACATGGATAAACGCGATTACGAAAATTATGTCGCGCTCTACCATGTCATGACGGAATACCTGCGCCCCCCGGACCTGATGATCTACCTTCGTGCTTCCGTGGACACGCTGAAGCAGCAGATTCAGAAACGGGGGCGGACCTACGAGCAAAGCATCAAGCGGGAATATCTCGAACAGCTCAACCGCCATTACGAATCGTGGATCGGCAATTATAAGCTCGGCCCCCTGCTCGTCGTCGAGAGCGATGACCTTGATTTCGTTCACAATGAGAAAGACTTTCGCTACGTTAAGAAACTTGTCGGCGACAGGCTTGCAGGGTAG
- a CDS encoding PP2C family protein-serine/threonine phosphatase, whose protein sequence is MEQKDLRRLAIAVFFLFGTIGPLSMLMDPGVLPGSWFMLAYLTVMSGALSACIILFIRKPVLFVITLVLITGAMSTEHQVEQLLFGRLEEARILTANHLFTFTQQEIDRIEFRRPVYGIIAIFLLSIGYSFFISAIGGEIMKRTRLETEVSVARSIQKSLQPETAFKTDWCEAAGVTVPATEVGGDYYDMIKLSDDAVVIAIADVSGHGVGAGILSAMTKSAFHTELRHTTAPAELMFNLNNAVYQVTDKKMFVSFALLVLDRRTMTAHVTTAGHPPVFLVQKSDGAIKELRTPNLALAIQASTQFTEQTVHCGSGDMFVLYTDGITEAANDKGEQFGADKLKELISNTERGSSEALSNSIIASVRTFTVKKEFADDATIVVVRV, encoded by the coding sequence ATGGAACAAAAAGACCTCCGGCGTCTCGCCATCGCCGTCTTCTTTTTGTTCGGTACGATCGGCCCCCTCAGCATGCTGATGGACCCCGGGGTTCTACCGGGATCGTGGTTCATGCTTGCCTACCTTACCGTGATGTCGGGGGCCCTCTCCGCGTGCATCATTTTATTTATCAGGAAGCCCGTGCTCTTTGTCATCACCCTTGTTCTCATCACCGGGGCAATGAGCACCGAGCACCAAGTCGAGCAACTTCTTTTTGGGAGGCTCGAGGAAGCGAGGATCCTGACCGCAAACCATCTTTTCACGTTCACGCAGCAGGAGATCGACCGCATCGAATTTCGCCGCCCGGTGTACGGCATCATCGCGATCTTTCTCCTCTCGATTGGCTACAGCTTTTTTATAAGCGCGATCGGCGGGGAGATCATGAAACGGACTCGCCTGGAAACGGAAGTCTCCGTTGCGCGCTCCATCCAAAAATCTCTGCAGCCCGAAACGGCGTTCAAGACCGACTGGTGCGAGGCGGCGGGAGTGACGGTGCCGGCCACGGAGGTCGGCGGCGATTACTATGATATGATCAAGCTCTCCGACGACGCGGTCGTCATTGCGATCGCCGACGTCTCGGGGCACGGCGTTGGCGCGGGAATACTTTCTGCGATGACGAAGAGCGCATTCCATACCGAGCTCCGCCACACCACAGCGCCGGCGGAGTTGATGTTCAATTTGAACAACGCCGTGTATCAGGTGACCGACAAAAAGATGTTCGTTTCTTTCGCCCTTCTTGTACTCGACAGGCGGACGATGACGGCGCATGTCACGACGGCCGGACATCCGCCGGTCTTCCTCGTTCAAAAATCGGACGGCGCGATCAAAGAGCTTCGCACGCCGAATCTTGCGCTGGCGATACAGGCTTCAACGCAATTCACCGAACAAACCGTTCACTGCGGCAGCGGCGATATGTTCGTTCTCTATACCGACGGGATCACCGAAGCGGCAAACGATAAAGGGGAACAATTCGGCGCCGACAAGTTGAAAGAGTTGATCAGCAATACCGAACGCGGTTCGTCGGAGGCGCTGAGCAATTCGATCATCGCATCCGTTCGGACATTCACGGTAAAAAAAGAATTTGCAGATGACGCGACGATCGTCGTTGTCCGCGTCTGA
- a CDS encoding transferrin receptor-like dimerization domain-containing protein: MRRAVVAFLTVVCFGVVFSQTEREWEEKFCALPKPENMREYMRKLSARPHHVGSPYDKENAEWILSKFTEWGLDAHIETFEVLFPTPKAREVELVAPTKFSALLREPAVPEDPTSNQSDEQLPTYNAYSIDGDVTAPLVYVNYGVPDDYEKLDRMGISVKGCIVITRYGGSWRGIKPKVAAEHGAVGCLIYSDPSGDGYNNGDTFPKGAYRPPDGVQRGSVMDMPVYPGDPLTPGIGATPGAKRLALKDVQVLTKIPVLPISYADAQPLLAALNGPVAPPEWRGALAITYHVGPGEAKVHLKAEFNWDQKKIYDVVAKIPGAEFPDQWIIRGNHHDAWVNGADDPLSGQISLLEEARALGELLKEGWKPKRTIVYCAWDGEEEGLLGSTEWVETHADELQQKGVVYLNSDSNERGYLYVGGSHSLERFINGVMRDITDPEKNISVWRRQYLAQIAHASSPDERRDIRGRADLKISALGSGSDYSAFIDHIGIASLNLGFGGEDGGGVYHSVYDDFYYYTHFSDTSFVYGRALAQTVGTAVLRLADTGLLPYAFTNFSETVRKYLDELQKLARSKQEDIRERNREIDEGVFTATADPKIKSVPPAKEELPPYLNFAPLQNAVDILSRSAERYDKAAAGINKEKSASFKTINDKLIVTERKLTSADGLPGRPWFKHQIYAPGLYTGYGVKTIPAVREAIEQQQWKMADEQISKVAQVIEAEASVIDSAAAELEKLSQ, translated from the coding sequence ATGAGGCGCGCAGTTGTTGCTTTTCTTACTGTTGTTTGCTTTGGCGTTGTCTTTTCTCAAACGGAGCGCGAGTGGGAGGAAAAATTCTGCGCGCTTCCGAAGCCCGAAAATATGCGGGAGTACATGAGAAAACTTTCAGCCCGCCCTCATCACGTCGGCTCCCCGTATGACAAAGAGAATGCTGAATGGATCCTCTCCAAGTTTACAGAGTGGGGGCTTGACGCACACATTGAAACGTTCGAAGTACTTTTCCCCACCCCGAAAGCGCGCGAGGTCGAGCTCGTTGCGCCGACGAAATTTTCTGCGTTACTTCGCGAACCGGCCGTCCCTGAAGATCCGACATCGAACCAAAGCGACGAACAGCTTCCGACCTACAACGCGTATTCCATAGACGGCGACGTTACGGCGCCGCTGGTGTATGTGAACTACGGCGTACCGGACGATTATGAGAAACTCGACCGGATGGGAATTTCCGTGAAGGGCTGCATTGTCATAACCCGTTACGGCGGATCGTGGAGGGGGATCAAGCCGAAGGTCGCCGCAGAGCACGGAGCGGTCGGCTGTCTTATCTACTCCGACCCCTCGGGCGACGGTTACAACAACGGCGACACATTTCCGAAAGGGGCATACCGTCCCCCCGACGGCGTTCAGCGGGGAAGCGTCATGGATATGCCGGTCTATCCCGGCGACCCGCTTACTCCCGGCATCGGCGCAACACCCGGTGCAAAACGTCTCGCGCTGAAGGATGTTCAGGTCTTGACAAAAATTCCCGTACTGCCGATTTCGTACGCCGACGCGCAGCCGCTGCTTGCAGCGCTGAACGGACCGGTGGCTCCTCCGGAATGGCGCGGCGCTCTTGCGATCACCTACCATGTCGGCCCGGGAGAGGCCAAGGTTCACCTTAAGGCGGAATTCAATTGGGATCAAAAAAAGATCTACGATGTCGTCGCAAAGATCCCGGGCGCTGAGTTTCCCGACCAGTGGATCATCAGAGGAAATCACCACGACGCCTGGGTCAACGGCGCCGACGACCCTCTCTCCGGACAAATATCGCTCCTTGAAGAAGCGCGGGCGTTGGGCGAGCTTTTGAAGGAGGGATGGAAGCCGAAACGGACCATCGTCTATTGCGCGTGGGACGGCGAGGAAGAAGGATTGCTCGGGTCGACCGAATGGGTCGAAACGCACGCCGACGAGCTTCAGCAGAAAGGGGTCGTCTACCTGAACTCCGATTCAAACGAGCGCGGCTACCTTTACGTCGGCGGATCGCATTCCCTTGAAAGATTCATCAACGGCGTCATGCGCGATATCACCGACCCGGAAAAAAATATTTCTGTCTGGAGGCGCCAGTACCTTGCGCAGATCGCTCACGCGTCTTCGCCGGACGAGCGCCGGGATATCCGTGGGCGCGCGGACCTGAAGATCAGCGCGCTCGGGTCCGGTTCCGACTACAGCGCGTTCATCGACCATATCGGCATCGCTTCGCTGAATCTTGGTTTCGGCGGGGAAGACGGCGGCGGAGTGTACCATTCGGTCTACGATGATTTCTATTATTACACGCATTTTTCCGATACGTCGTTCGTCTACGGACGAGCATTGGCACAGACGGTCGGAACGGCCGTCCTTCGATTGGCGGATACGGGCCTGCTCCCGTATGCGTTTACGAATTTTTCCGAGACAGTGAGAAAATATTTGGATGAATTGCAAAAACTCGCGAGAAGTAAACAGGAAGATATCCGCGAGCGTAACAGGGAAATTGATGAAGGAGTCTTTACGGCAACGGCGGACCCGAAGATCAAATCTGTCCCGCCCGCAAAAGAAGAACTTCCCCCGTACCTGAATTTCGCCCCCCTGCAAAACGCCGTTGACATCCTGTCGAGATCCGCGGAGCGTTACGATAAAGCGGCAGCCGGGATCAATAAAGAAAAATCGGCATCCTTCAAGACGATCAATGATAAACTGATCGTAACCGAGCGGAAGCTGACATCGGCCGACGGTCTCCCCGGACGCCCGTGGTTCAAGCACCAGATCTACGCCCCCGGACTTTACACCGGATACGGCGTAAAGACGATCCCCGCTGTACGCGAAGCCATCGAACAGCAGCAATGGAAGATGGCGGACGAGCAGATCTCAAAGGTCGCGCAGGTCATAGAAGCGGAAGCGTCGGTGATCGATTCGGCGGCGGCAGAACTTGAAAAACTTTCACAATGA
- a CDS encoding amidohydrolase family protein — protein sequence MKNIPSKSRICVHKAIASIAVLAFVFSAKTLSQQVTAIRCGRLIDGKSDAPIDGAVILVEGNKIARVGQNISIPGNAVVIDLSGATVLPGLIDAHTHVLLQGDITEEDYADQILKESVPYRTLRATVSCRTALMHGFTTIRDLESEGAMYADVDLKKAINNGIIDGPRMFVATRAINTTGHYPLRNSAYAWELSMPKGVQEITGADEARRAVREQISYGADWVKVYADRGYYRLPDGTFRGLPNFSQDEINAIGDEVRLEHKKFAAHAVTRDGIISAVNAGASSIEHGFGMDDECIALLAAKGVYWCPTIYVNVWVAEGRAAAGNPINRSFNQALPVVFAKALKAGVKIVFGTDVGGFGWTENEAKEFSYMVKFGMSPMQAIKSATTMAADLLDMSGTLGEISPGAFADIVAVNGDPLKDISLLEKVSFVMKDGKVYKKGSSQ from the coding sequence ATGAAGAATATTCCTTCAAAGAGCCGCATCTGCGTTCATAAAGCGATTGCATCCATTGCGGTTCTCGCTTTTGTTTTCTCCGCGAAAACCCTCTCCCAACAGGTCACCGCCATTCGCTGCGGCAGGCTCATCGACGGCAAGTCCGATGCGCCAATTGATGGCGCAGTGATCCTTGTTGAGGGGAACAAAATCGCGAGGGTTGGGCAAAACATTTCCATCCCCGGCAATGCGGTCGTCATTGACCTTTCGGGCGCTACCGTCCTTCCCGGACTCATCGATGCGCACACACATGTGCTGTTGCAGGGGGATATTACGGAAGAAGACTATGCGGATCAGATCTTGAAGGAATCTGTTCCTTATCGGACGCTTCGGGCGACAGTTTCGTGCAGGACCGCGCTTATGCACGGATTCACGACGATCCGCGACCTTGAAAGCGAAGGAGCAATGTACGCCGACGTTGACCTAAAGAAAGCGATCAACAACGGTATTATCGACGGTCCGCGAATGTTTGTCGCCACGCGCGCTATCAACACCACCGGTCATTATCCGCTGCGCAACAGCGCGTACGCGTGGGAGCTCTCGATGCCCAAAGGAGTACAGGAGATCACCGGTGCCGATGAAGCGCGGCGTGCAGTGCGAGAACAAATTTCGTATGGCGCTGACTGGGTCAAGGTGTACGCCGACCGGGGCTATTATCGTTTGCCCGACGGAACATTTCGCGGTCTCCCCAATTTTTCTCAGGACGAGATCAACGCCATCGGCGATGAAGTGCGATTGGAACATAAAAAATTTGCGGCGCACGCCGTGACCCGCGACGGCATTATCTCTGCGGTGAATGCAGGAGCAAGCTCCATTGAGCACGGGTTTGGAATGGATGATGAATGCATAGCGCTGTTGGCGGCAAAAGGCGTGTACTGGTGTCCGACCATCTATGTCAACGTTTGGGTCGCCGAAGGAAGAGCTGCGGCTGGAAATCCGATCAACAGATCCTTCAATCAGGCGCTGCCCGTTGTTTTCGCCAAGGCATTGAAAGCCGGGGTAAAGATCGTGTTCGGCACCGATGTCGGCGGATTTGGGTGGACCGAGAACGAGGCGAAAGAATTCTCTTACATGGTAAAATTCGGGATGTCGCCGATGCAGGCCATTAAATCTGCGACAACCATGGCTGCCGACCTCCTGGACATGTCCGGCACGCTCGGCGAGATCTCTCCCGGCGCCTTCGCCGATATCGTCGCCGTGAACGGCGACCCGTTAAAGGATATTTCTCTCCTTGAAAAGGTCTCATTCGTGATGAAGGACGGAAAAGTGTACAAGAAAGGATCCTCACAATAG
- a CDS encoding DUF5009 domain-containing protein, with product MTTTVPQQNRLVSLDAFRGATIAGMILVNNPGTWGAIYPQLEHSAWNGWTFTDMIFPFFLWIVGVAITLSLGRRQERGDSKKSLLLQVTRRALIIWGLGLFLAGFPYFDLSTIRILGVLPRIAICYFAASLLVLYAKSVRVQLYWLIGLLVSYWLMMKLIPVPGIGAGVLERGRNLSAYVDSLVLSGHMWGQTKSWDPEGIVSTLPAIATAVFGVLTGRLLRSEHSKEEKAAWMFVAGNFLLLAGAILDMWLPINKSIWTSSYSIFMAGMALSCFATFYWLIDVKGYSRWAKPFIVFGMNAIAVYVFSEWFGKLYDSVIVWKRPDGSEISLQEFIFNSIFVPLASPVNASLLFAICYLLFIFSLAWILWKRKWFLRV from the coding sequence ATGACGACAACCGTACCACAGCAGAACCGGCTTGTCTCTCTCGACGCTTTTCGCGGGGCAACGATCGCCGGAATGATCCTCGTCAACAACCCCGGAACGTGGGGCGCCATCTATCCGCAGCTCGAACATTCGGCGTGGAACGGATGGACGTTCACCGATATGATCTTCCCCTTCTTTTTATGGATCGTTGGCGTTGCAATAACGCTATCGCTCGGCCGCCGGCAGGAAAGGGGAGATTCGAAAAAATCGCTCCTCCTCCAGGTCACGCGCCGCGCGCTCATCATCTGGGGCCTCGGCTTGTTCCTCGCCGGTTTTCCTTATTTTGATCTTTCCACGATCAGAATTTTAGGCGTCCTTCCGCGCATAGCCATCTGTTATTTCGCAGCCTCGCTCCTTGTCCTCTATGCAAAAAGCGTCCGCGTCCAGCTCTACTGGTTGATCGGATTGCTTGTCTCGTACTGGCTGATGATGAAGCTTATTCCTGTTCCGGGAATCGGCGCCGGCGTTTTAGAGCGGGGGCGAAACCTATCGGCCTATGTTGATTCTCTGGTCCTTTCGGGGCACATGTGGGGGCAGACAAAATCATGGGACCCTGAGGGCATCGTGAGCACACTCCCCGCGATCGCAACGGCGGTCTTCGGAGTGCTGACCGGACGATTGCTCCGCTCGGAACATTCCAAAGAAGAGAAAGCGGCATGGATGTTTGTCGCGGGAAATTTTCTTCTTCTTGCCGGCGCGATCCTCGACATGTGGCTTCCCATCAACAAGAGCATCTGGACCTCCTCATACAGTATCTTTATGGCGGGGATGGCGCTGAGTTGCTTTGCGACATTTTACTGGCTCATCGACGTCAAAGGATATTCGCGGTGGGCGAAGCCGTTCATCGTATTCGGAATGAATGCGATCGCGGTGTACGTTTTTTCGGAGTGGTTCGGAAAACTGTACGATTCGGTCATCGTCTGGAAGCGGCCCGACGGGTCGGAAATTTCGCTTCAGGAATTTATTTTCAACTCCATTTTCGTTCCGCTGGCAAGTCCGGTGAACGCATCGCTGCTGTTCGCGATCTGTTACCTGCTGTTCATTTTTTCCCTCGCGTGGATCCTGTGGAAACGGAAATGGTTTCTCCGGGTATGA
- a CDS encoding alpha-amylase family glycosyl hydrolase translates to MNKRFFILLILFGIPSLTYSQTSDPARSQVLGDEQARHSEDWVRSGIIYEINTRSFSPEGTFAGIEKGLPGLKRLGVTILWIMPIHPVGVLNRKGPLGSQYSVQDYYGINPEFGTLDDFKSLVAAAHKLGFHLIIDLVANHTAWDSKLIKQHPEWFTKDSAGKIVPPNPDWTDVADLDYSQPGLRTYMTDMMKYWVRDIGVDGFRCDVAEMVPTDFWESARAALDSIKPIMMLAEGTYPKHHLKAFDASYGWNTHGLLGPLISGKISVLSLDTVLNTERRCFPRGSLRMRFSSNHDENAWDAPDVVKYGVSGAKLAAVLVNTLPGIPLLYNGQEVGSPTRLKLFEKIPIDWKDGEEFRELYTTLFDLRKKEPALTEGAMARIPSSETKRVYAFTRIAGASRLLVAFNAGASEFTGTLDLSSVVPVSGSSITLTDIFTKQATTSAVPSSKEIPVKIPATGFRVFRIE, encoded by the coding sequence ATGAATAAACGTTTCTTCATCCTCCTGATTCTTTTTGGAATTCCTTCATTGACCTACTCGCAGACATCCGACCCGGCGCGAAGCCAGGTGCTCGGCGACGAGCAAGCCCGGCACTCCGAAGACTGGGTGCGCAGCGGGATCATTTATGAGATCAATACCCGCTCGTTCTCTCCGGAAGGAACTTTCGCCGGCATCGAAAAGGGGCTCCCCGGGCTAAAAAGACTCGGCGTAACAATTTTGTGGATCATGCCGATCCATCCGGTCGGCGTGCTGAACCGCAAGGGACCTCTCGGCAGCCAGTATTCGGTGCAGGATTATTACGGCATCAACCCGGAATTCGGGACGCTGGACGATTTTAAAAGCCTCGTCGCCGCCGCACACAAGCTTGGTTTCCATCTTATCATCGACCTGGTTGCAAACCACACCGCGTGGGACAGCAAGCTCATCAAACAACATCCTGAATGGTTCACAAAAGACAGCGCCGGGAAGATCGTGCCGCCGAATCCCGACTGGACGGACGTTGCCGACCTCGACTATTCGCAGCCGGGCCTCCGCACATACATGACCGACATGATGAAGTATTGGGTACGCGATATCGGCGTCGATGGGTTCCGTTGCGACGTCGCCGAAATGGTCCCGACGGATTTTTGGGAATCCGCGCGCGCCGCACTCGACAGCATCAAACCGATCATGATGCTCGCCGAGGGAACGTATCCCAAACATCATCTGAAGGCATTCGACGCTTCGTACGGATGGAATACGCACGGCCTGCTCGGCCCTCTCATCAGCGGAAAAATATCGGTGCTCTCCCTCGACACGGTGCTCAATACAGAGCGGCGGTGCTTTCCGCGAGGCTCCCTCCGCATGCGATTCAGCTCGAACCATGATGAGAACGCATGGGACGCTCCCGATGTCGTCAAATACGGGGTCAGCGGAGCCAAGCTGGCGGCGGTGCTCGTCAACACGCTCCCGGGAATTCCGCTTTTGTATAACGGCCAGGAGGTCGGCAGCCCGACGCGGCTGAAGCTGTTTGAAAAAATCCCGATCGACTGGAAGGACGGCGAAGAGTTCAGGGAACTTTACACGACGCTTTTCGACCTCAGGAAGAAAGAACCTGCGTTGACGGAGGGAGCAATGGCAAGAATTCCTTCTTCCGAGACAAAGCGCGTCTATGCATTCACGCGCATCGCCGGAGCGAGCAGATTGCTCGTTGCTTTCAACGCCGGCGCAAGCGAATTTACCGGCACGCTCGATCTTTCTTCGGTCGTTCCGGTTTCGGGCAGCAGCATCACCTTGACCGACATCTTCACCAAACAGGCGACAACGTCTGCCGTCCCTTCATCCAAAGAAATTCCTGTCAAAATTCCCGCAACGGGTTTTCGCGTTTTTCGCATCGAATAA